A window of the Brassica oleracea var. oleracea cultivar TO1000 chromosome C1, BOL, whole genome shotgun sequence genome harbors these coding sequences:
- the LOC106301508 gene encoding transcription factor DIVARICATA-like, with product MGSKQWTRYEDKLFESLLLVFPENTPNRFEAIAEHLNVPLEEVKHYYKALVHDINLIESDQYPTTNYPDGIPSQTKHMEKEKKRGKPWTEEEHRLFLEGLDKYGKGDWKKISRKSVKTKTPMQVASHAQKYFLRQDAKKKAKKRSSIHDITLIDHAANNVTAPRSDLDSTMGQTPSDQQVPQEHHHSDEDYLIEKMYT from the exons ATGGGTTCGAAGCAGTGGACGAGGTATGAGGACAAACTGTTTGAGAGTCTTCTGTTGGTGTTCCCAGAAAATACTCCCAATAGGTTTGAGGCTATCGCCGAACATCTTAATGTACCGCTTGAAGAGGTGAAGCACTACTACAAAGCTTTGGTCCACGATATTAACCTTATCGAATCGGATCAATATCCTACTACTAATTATCCAGATGGGATCCCATCCCAGACCAAACATATGGAGAAAGAAAAGAAGAGGGGAAAACCTTGGACAGAAGAGGAACACAG GCTTTTTCTGGAGGGGCTAGATAAATATGGGAAAGGAGATTGGAAGAAGATATCGAGAAAGAGTGTGAAGACAAAGACCCCAATGCAAGTCGCAAGCCATGCACAAAAGTATTTCCTGAGGCAAGATGCGAAGAAGAAGGCAAAGAAACGCTCCAGTATCCATGACATAACTTTGATAGATCATGCTGCTAACAATGTAACCGCACCTCGATCCGACTTGGACTCTACGATGGGCCAGACACCTTCTGATCAGCAGGTGCCTCAAGAACATCATCATTCCGACGAAGACTATTTGATTGAGAAGATGTATACGTAA
- the LOC106340352 gene encoding uncharacterized protein LOC106340352, producing the protein MAVNSWTQEENEQFKDAVQRFSAFFPNRFECIAQRLQKSVVDVKEHHQEMVDDLLEIRSSQIALSNGMFDAVEPSWCRIEKPIWDIEVHEWFLIGLERFGRNCDKIAVLLVTKTPMQVAIYARNFFYWQNSKNNVMKRRRTMDITMGDAGVDSSGQQNRTMRGINRDSTGQQGRTMGGIYVGLNWPTRQESVVPSQPQRQ; encoded by the exons ATTCATGGACACAAGAAGAGAACGAGCAGTTCAAGGACGCAGTGCAGAGGTTCTCTGCCTTTTTTCCCAATCGGTTCGAGTGTATAGCCCAGCGTCTACAGAAATCCGTTGTCGATGTTAAGGAGCATCACCAGGAAATGGTCGATGATCTTCTAGAGATCAGATCGAGTCAAATAGCTTTATCTAATGGGATGTTCGATGCAGTTGAGCCGAGTTGGTGCCGGATCGAGAAACCTATATGGGACATAGAGGTACATGA ATGGTTCCTGATCGGGTTAGAGCGGTTTGGGAGAAATTGTGACAAAATAGCGGTCTTATTGGTTACCAAAACCCCAATGCAAGTGGCGATCTATGCACGTAACTTCTTCTATTGGCAAAACTCAAAGAACAATGTAATGAAGCGGCGGAGAACCATGGACATAACTATGGGGGACGCCGGTGTGGACTCATCTGGCCAACAAAATAGAACTATGAGGGGCATCAATAGGGACTCAACTGGCCAACAAGGGAGAACTATGGGGGGCATCTATGTGGGACTCAACTGGCCAACAAGACAAGAGAGCGTAGTTCCTTCGCAGCCGCAACGACAATAA
- the LOC106293952 gene encoding U3 small nucleolar ribonucleoprotein protein IMP4-like, whose translation MEEMMKTTKAEEDLVQAKELVQAKMRREITKLDDEELWAELEPLEIDRIVSGEIKPKTLISNCGWFHSPQFRARGPLIVKEMLSVFPNSTYIKWKRRWIPNSLKDLIRIAKERECTSLVLVDTNPLGHDEICIVSLLNGAAAYFRIFNLIPREDIPDQANPPTRLDPYVHMARFTSQAGLGLSRLIQSLFPKATHSRTNKPRQMNRAFFQYQDGFVFYRHHWLRSEKAALSEERPKLIRKEVGPSFQLLFKGVKKVSLDTGSLKLICMPPASHYDYPERQLMIPPI comes from the exons ATGGAGGAGATGATGAAAACGACCAAGGCAGAGGAAGATTTGGTGCAGGCGAAGGAGTTGGTGCAGGCGAAGATGCGCCGTGAGATTACGAAGCTCGATGATGAGGAG CTTTGGGCAGAATTGGAACCGTTGGAAATTGATAGGATCGTGTCTGGTGAAATCAAACCCAAGACCTTGATCAGTAATTGTGGTTGGTTCCACTCTCCG CAATTTCGTGCTAGGGGGCCTTTAATTGTCAAGGAGATGCTCTCAGTGTTCCCTAATTCTACTTACATTAAGTGGAAGAGAAGGTGGATCCCCAACTCGCTAAAAGACCTGATAAGAATAGCAAAAGAGAGAGAGTGTACATCTCTCGTTCTCGTTGATACAAACCCTTTGGGACATG ATGAAATATGTATTGTAAGCTTGTTGAATGGTGCTGCCGCTTATTTCAGGATTTTTAATCTCATCCCACGTGAGGATATACCG GATCAAGCTAACCCCCCGACACGCCTCGATCCTTATGTTCATATGGCACGTTTTACTTCTCAGGCCGGCCTTGGCCTTAGCAG ATTGATACAATCACTCTTCCCCAAGGCCACTCATTCCAGAACCAACAAACCCCGTCAAATGAACCGTGCATTTTTCCAGTACCAAGATGGTTTTGTTTTTTACCGACATCATTG GCTCCGCTCTGAGAAAGCAGCCCTTTCAGAAGAAAGGCCAAAGCTCATCCGGAAG GAAGTTGGACCTAGTTTCCAACTGTTGTTTAAAGGTGTGAAGAAGGTATCACTTGACACGGGGAGTTTAAAACTTATCTGCATG CCTCCTGCCTCTCATTATGACTACCCAGAACGTCAGCTTATGATTCCGCCTATTTAA